From Plodia interpunctella isolate USDA-ARS_2022_Savannah chromosome 18, ilPloInte3.2, whole genome shotgun sequence, a single genomic window includes:
- the LOC128677795 gene encoding cytadherence high molecular weight protein 3-like: protein MKFFVAFVAFIALAAASPVARITDAELATIVAAIQSPSTDPATAAILEAQLMAILAGESPINPSPVIVEPSVDPVNVVDGPTPIAVGPAIIDQPSPIAVGPAIVEQPSPIAVGPAIVDFPVEVPSPVVEPSPVAILPTPADTPVSSSAPLVQIILNINQAQSAPEVIPPAVVDVPIETPVAVDPVIVVDHAPVEPSPVIVAPAPVDPVVVVDQPSIIPDPVVLPTPVLPEVVPEPVVLPAPVLPEVAPEPVVIGTPVIIPAPVVTLPEILN, encoded by the coding sequence ATGAAATTCTTCGTTGCATTTGTTGCTTTCATCGCCCTGGCTGCGGCCAGCCCGGTAGCTCGGATCACCGACGCTGAGCTCGCCACCATCGTGGCCGCCATCCAGAGCCCCAGCACTGACCCCGCCACCGCCGCCATTTTGGAGGCCCAGCTCATGGCCATCCTCGCAGGAGAGAGCCCCATCAACCCGTCGCCTGTTATAGTCGAACCTAGTGTCGACCCCGTCAACGTTGTTGATGGACCCACTCCCATCGCCGTCGGACCCGCCATCATCGACCAGCCCTCCCCCATCGCCGTTGGCCCCGCCATAGTTGAGCAGCCTTCTCCCATCGCTGTCGGACCCGCCATCGTCGACTTCCCCGTCGAAGTGCCTTCCCCCGTGGTTGAGCCCAGCCCCGTGGCTATCCTCCCCACTCCCGCTGACACGCCCGTGTCCAGCAGCGCTCCCCTCGTCCAGATTATCCTGAACATCAACCAGGCTCAGTCTGCCCCCGAGGTGATCCCTCCCGCGGTTGTTGACGTGCCCATCGAGACTCCCGTCGCCGTTGACCCCGTCATCGTCGTCGACCACGCCCCCGTCGAGCCCTCCCCTGTGATCGTGGCCCCCGCCCCCGTGGACCCCGTCGTCGTTGTGGACCAGCCCTCCATCATCCCCGACCCCGTGGTGCTCCCCACCCCCGTGCTCCCTGAGGTGGTCCCCGAGCCCGTGGTCCTCCCCGCGCCCGTCCTCCCGGAGGTCGCCCCCGAACCCGTCGTCATCGGAACCCCCGTCATCATCCCGGCCCCCGTGGTCACTCTCCCCGAAATCCTCAACTAA